In one window of Cydia fagiglandana chromosome 1, ilCydFagi1.1, whole genome shotgun sequence DNA:
- the LOC134669297 gene encoding glutamate-gated chloride channel isoform X2, protein MDVSRPSCAAFFCLLLLCFTQFAECVNAKINFREKEKQILDQILGPGRYDARIRPSGINGTGEAPTLVRVNLYLRSISKIDDYKMEYSVQLTFREQWLDERLKFNNLGGRLKYLTLTEANRVWMPDLFFSNEKEGHFHNIIMPNVYIRIFPNGNVLYSIRISLTLSCPMNLKLYPLDKQTCSLRMASYGWTTDDLVFLWKEGDPVQVVKNLHLPRFTLEKFLTDYCNSKTNTGEYSCLKVDLLFKREFSYYLIQIYIPCCMLVIVSWVSFWLDQGAVPARVSLGVTTLLTMATQSSGINASLPPVSYTKAIDVWTGVCLTFVFGALLEFALVNYASRSDMHRENLKKTRREMEAATANLDAASDLLDTDSNATFAMKPLRGGEPKMRQCEVHMNPARKNCCRLWMSKFPTRSKRIDVISRITFPLVFALFNLAYWSTYLFRDEDEEN, encoded by the exons ATGGACGTGTCGCGGCCATCATGCGCCGCCTTCTTCTGCCTGCTACTCCTGTGCTTCACACAATTTGCAGA ATGCGTGAACGCGAAGATAAACTTCAGGGAGAAGGAGAAACAGATCCTGGACCAGATCCTCGGGCCGGGGCGGTACGACGCGCGCATCCGGCCGTCCGGTATCAACGGGACTG GCGAAGCTCCCACGTTAGTGCGAGTCAACCTGTATCTCCGATCCATCAGCAAAATAGATGATTATAAAATG GAATACTCCGTTCAGCTGACgttcagagaacaatggttagACGAACGGTTGAAATTCAACAACTTGGGCG GCCGGCTCAAATACCTAACCCTCACGGAGGCCAACCGCGTGTGGATGCCGGACCTGTTCTTCTCGAACGAGAAAGAGGGCCACTTCCACAATATCATCATGCCGAACGTGTACATCCGGATCTTCCCCAACGGGAACGTGCTGTACAGCATCCGAATCTCGCTGACGTTGTCGTGCCCCATGAATCTGAAGCTGTACCCGCTGGACAAGCAGACGTGCTCGCTCAGGATGGCCAGTT ACGGCTGGACGACAGATGACCTGGTGTTCCTATGGAAGGAAGGTGACCCAGTGCAAGTCGTCAAGAACCTACACCTACCGCGCTTCACGCTCGAGAAGTTCCTCACTGATTACTGCAACAGCAAGACCAATACTG GTGAATACAGTTGCCTGAAGGTAGACTTGCTGTTCAAGCGCGAGTTCAGTTACTACCTGATCCAGATCTATATCCCCTGCTGTATGCTGGTCATCGTGTCCTGGGTGTCTTTCTGGCTAGACCAGGGCGCGGTCCCAGCCAGGGTGTCGCTAG GAGTAACAACGCTCCTGACGATGGCGACCCAGTCGTCAGGGATCAACGCCTCCCTGCCTCCCGTCTCCTACACGAAGGCCATCGACGTGTGGACGGGCGTCTGTCTCACCTTCGTCTTCGGAGCGTTGCTAGAATTCGCTCTAGTGAACTATGCGTCCCGCTCCGATATGCACAG AGAGAACCTGAAGAAGACGCGCAGGGAGATGGAGGCGGCCACAGCGAACCTGGACGCTGCCTCCGACCTGCTCGACACAGACAGCAACGCCACTTTCGCGATG AAACCGTTGCGCGGCGGCGAACCGAAGATGCGGCAGTGCGAGGTCCACATGAACCCCGCGCGCAAGAACTGCTGTCGCCTGTGGATGTCCAAGTTCCCCACCCGCTCCAAGAGGATAGACGTCATCTCAAGGATCACCTTCCCGCTGGTCTTCGCCCTTTTCAACCTGGCCTACTG GTCAACCTACTTATTCCGCGACGAGGACGAGGAGAACTGA
- the LOC134669297 gene encoding glutamate-gated chloride channel isoform X6, with translation MDVSRPSCAAFFCLLLLCFTQFAECVNAKINFREKEKQILDQILGPGRYDARIRPSGINGTDGPAVVSVNIFVRSISKIDDVTMEYSVQLTFREQWLDERLKFNNLGGRLKYLTLTEANRVWMPDLFFSNEKEGHFHNIIMPNVYIRIFPNGNVLYSIRISLTLSCPMNLKLYPLDKQTCSLRMASYGWTTDDLVFLWKEGDPVQVVKNLHLPRFTLEKFLTDYCNSKTNTGEYSCLKVDLLFKREFSYYLIQIYIPCCMLVIVSWVSFWLDQGAVPARVSLGVTTLLTMATQSSGINASLPPVSYTKAIDVWTGVCLTFVFGALLEFALVNYASRSDMHRENLKKTRREMEAATANLDAASDLLDTDSNATFAMKPLRGGEPKMRQCEVHMNPARKNCCRLWMSKFPTRSKRIDVISRITFPLVFALFNLAYWSTYLFRDEDEEN, from the exons ATGGACGTGTCGCGGCCATCATGCGCCGCCTTCTTCTGCCTGCTACTCCTGTGCTTCACACAATTTGCAGA ATGCGTGAACGCGAAGATAAACTTCAGGGAGAAGGAGAAACAGATCCTGGACCAGATCCTCGGGCCGGGGCGGTACGACGCGCGCATCCGGCCGTCCGGTATCAACGGGACTG ATGGGCCTGCGGTTGTGAGCGTGAATATATTTGTCAGAAGTATATCAAAGATCGATGACGTCACGATG GAATACTCCGTTCAGCTGACgttcagagaacaatggttagACGAACGGTTGAAATTCAACAACTTGGGCG GCCGGCTCAAATACCTAACCCTCACGGAGGCCAACCGCGTGTGGATGCCGGACCTGTTCTTCTCGAACGAGAAAGAGGGCCACTTCCACAATATCATCATGCCGAACGTGTACATCCGGATCTTCCCCAACGGGAACGTGCTGTACAGCATCCGAATCTCGCTGACGTTGTCGTGCCCCATGAATCTGAAGCTGTACCCGCTGGACAAGCAGACGTGCTCGCTCAGGATGGCCAGTT ACGGCTGGACGACAGATGACCTGGTGTTCCTATGGAAGGAAGGTGACCCAGTGCAAGTCGTCAAGAACCTACACCTACCGCGCTTCACGCTCGAGAAGTTCCTCACTGATTACTGCAACAGCAAGACCAATACTG GTGAATACAGTTGCCTGAAGGTAGACTTGCTGTTCAAGCGCGAGTTCAGTTACTACCTGATCCAGATCTATATCCCCTGCTGTATGCTGGTCATCGTGTCCTGGGTGTCTTTCTGGCTAGACCAGGGCGCGGTCCCAGCCAGGGTGTCGCTAG GAGTAACAACGCTCCTGACGATGGCGACCCAGTCGTCAGGGATCAACGCCTCCCTGCCTCCCGTCTCCTACACGAAGGCCATCGACGTGTGGACGGGCGTCTGTCTCACCTTCGTCTTCGGAGCGTTGCTAGAATTCGCTCTAGTGAACTATGCGTCCCGCTCCGATATGCACAG AGAGAACCTGAAGAAGACGCGCAGGGAGATGGAGGCGGCCACAGCGAACCTGGACGCTGCCTCCGACCTGCTCGACACAGACAGCAACGCCACTTTCGCGATG AAACCGTTGCGCGGCGGCGAACCGAAGATGCGGCAGTGCGAGGTCCACATGAACCCCGCGCGCAAGAACTGCTGTCGCCTGTGGATGTCCAAGTTCCCCACCCGCTCCAAGAGGATAGACGTCATCTCAAGGATCACCTTCCCGCTGGTCTTCGCCCTTTTCAACCTGGCCTACTG GTCAACCTACTTATTCCGCGACGAGGACGAGGAGAACTGA
- the LOC134669297 gene encoding glutamate-gated chloride channel isoform X10, which translates to MDVSRPSCAAFFCLLLLCFTQFAECVNAKINFREKEKQILDQILGPGRYDARIRPSGINGTDGPAVVNINIFVRTITTISDIKMEYSVQLTFREQWLDERLKFNNLGGRLKYLTLTEANRVWMPDLFFSNEKEGHFHNIIMPNVYIRIFPNGNVLYSIRISLTLSCPMNLKLYPLDKQTCSLRMASYGWTTDDLVFLWKEGDPVQVVKNLHLPRFTLEKFLTDYCNSKTNTGEYSCLKVDLLFKREFSYYLIQIYIPCCMLVIVSWVSFWLDQGAVPARVSLGVTTLLTMATQSSGINASLPPVSYTKAIDVWTGVCLTFVFGALLEFALVNYASRSDMHRENLKKTRREMEAATANLDAASDLLDTDSNATFAMMRQCEVHMNPARKNCCRLWMSKFPTRSKRIDVISRITFPLVFALFNLAYWSTYLFRDEDEEN; encoded by the exons ATGGACGTGTCGCGGCCATCATGCGCCGCCTTCTTCTGCCTGCTACTCCTGTGCTTCACACAATTTGCAGA ATGCGTGAACGCGAAGATAAACTTCAGGGAGAAGGAGAAACAGATCCTGGACCAGATCCTCGGGCCGGGGCGGTACGACGCGCGCATCCGGCCGTCCGGTATCAACGGGACTG ATGGACCCGCTGTCGTTAACATAAATATCTTCGTAAGAACAATTACTACCATAAGCGACATAAAGATG GAATACTCCGTTCAGCTGACgttcagagaacaatggttagACGAACGGTTGAAATTCAACAACTTGGGCG GCCGGCTCAAATACCTAACCCTCACGGAGGCCAACCGCGTGTGGATGCCGGACCTGTTCTTCTCGAACGAGAAAGAGGGCCACTTCCACAATATCATCATGCCGAACGTGTACATCCGGATCTTCCCCAACGGGAACGTGCTGTACAGCATCCGAATCTCGCTGACGTTGTCGTGCCCCATGAATCTGAAGCTGTACCCGCTGGACAAGCAGACGTGCTCGCTCAGGATGGCCAGTT ACGGCTGGACGACAGATGACCTGGTGTTCCTATGGAAGGAAGGTGACCCAGTGCAAGTCGTCAAGAACCTACACCTACCGCGCTTCACGCTCGAGAAGTTCCTCACTGATTACTGCAACAGCAAGACCAATACTG GTGAATACAGTTGCCTGAAGGTAGACTTGCTGTTCAAGCGCGAGTTCAGTTACTACCTGATCCAGATCTATATCCCCTGCTGTATGCTGGTCATCGTGTCCTGGGTGTCTTTCTGGCTAGACCAGGGCGCGGTCCCAGCCAGGGTGTCGCTAG GAGTAACAACGCTCCTGACGATGGCGACCCAGTCGTCAGGGATCAACGCCTCCCTGCCTCCCGTCTCCTACACGAAGGCCATCGACGTGTGGACGGGCGTCTGTCTCACCTTCGTCTTCGGAGCGTTGCTAGAATTCGCTCTAGTGAACTATGCGTCCCGCTCCGATATGCACAG AGAGAACCTGAAGAAGACGCGCAGGGAGATGGAGGCGGCCACAGCGAACCTGGACGCTGCCTCCGACCTGCTCGACACAGACAGCAACGCCACTTTCGCGATG ATGCGGCAGTGCGAGGTCCACATGAACCCCGCGCGCAAGAACTGCTGTCGCCTGTGGATGTCCAAGTTCCCCACCCGCTCCAAGAGGATAGACGTCATCTCAAGGATCACCTTCCCGCTGGTCTTCGCCCTTTTCAACCTGGCCTACTG GTCAACCTACTTATTCCGCGACGAGGACGAGGAGAACTGA
- the LOC134669297 gene encoding glutamate-gated chloride channel isoform X9: MDVSRPSCAAFFCLLLLCFTQFAECVNAKINFREKEKQILDQILGPGRYDARIRPSGINGTGEAPTLVRVNLYLRSISKIDDYKMEYSVQLTFREQWLDERLKFNNLGGRLKYLTLTEANRVWMPDLFFSNEKEGHFHNIIMPNVYIRIFPNGNVLYSIRISLTLSCPMNLKLYPLDKQTCSLRMASYGWTTDDLVFLWKEGDPVQVVKNLHLPRFTLEKFLTDYCNSKTNTGEYSCLKVDLLFKREFSYYLIQIYIPCCMLVIVSWVSFWLDQGAVPARVSLGVTTLLTMATQTSGINASLPPVSYTKAIDVWTGVCLTFVFGALLEFALVNYASRSNKHRENLKKTRREMEAATANLDAASDLLDTDSNATFAMMRQCEVHMNPARKNCCRLWMSKFPTRSKRIDVISRITFPLVFALFNLAYWSTYLFRDEDEEN; this comes from the exons ATGGACGTGTCGCGGCCATCATGCGCCGCCTTCTTCTGCCTGCTACTCCTGTGCTTCACACAATTTGCAGA ATGCGTGAACGCGAAGATAAACTTCAGGGAGAAGGAGAAACAGATCCTGGACCAGATCCTCGGGCCGGGGCGGTACGACGCGCGCATCCGGCCGTCCGGTATCAACGGGACTG GCGAAGCTCCCACGTTAGTGCGAGTCAACCTGTATCTCCGATCCATCAGCAAAATAGATGATTATAAAATG GAATACTCCGTTCAGCTGACgttcagagaacaatggttagACGAACGGTTGAAATTCAACAACTTGGGCG GCCGGCTCAAATACCTAACCCTCACGGAGGCCAACCGCGTGTGGATGCCGGACCTGTTCTTCTCGAACGAGAAAGAGGGCCACTTCCACAATATCATCATGCCGAACGTGTACATCCGGATCTTCCCCAACGGGAACGTGCTGTACAGCATCCGAATCTCGCTGACGTTGTCGTGCCCCATGAATCTGAAGCTGTACCCGCTGGACAAGCAGACGTGCTCGCTCAGGATGGCCAGTT ACGGCTGGACGACAGATGACCTGGTGTTCCTATGGAAGGAAGGTGACCCAGTGCAAGTCGTCAAGAACCTACACCTACCGCGCTTCACGCTCGAGAAGTTCCTCACTGATTACTGCAACAGCAAGACCAATACTG GTGAATACAGTTGCCTGAAGGTAGACTTGCTGTTCAAGCGCGAGTTCAGTTACTACCTGATCCAGATCTATATCCCCTGCTGTATGCTGGTCATCGTGTCCTGGGTGTCTTTCTGGCTAGACCAGGGCGCGGTCCCAGCCAGGGTGTCGCTAG GAGTAACAACGCTCCTGACGATGGCCACCCAGACGTCAGGCATCAACGCGTCCCTGCCGCCCGTCTCCTACACCAAGGCCATCGACGTCTGGACCGGCGTCTGTCTGACATTCGTCTTCGGAGCGTTACTGGAGTTCGCTCTGGTCAACTATGCGTCTCGCTCCAACAAGCACAG AGAGAACCTGAAGAAGACGCGCAGGGAGATGGAGGCGGCCACAGCGAACCTGGACGCTGCCTCCGACCTGCTCGACACAGACAGCAACGCCACTTTCGCGATG ATGCGGCAGTGCGAGGTCCACATGAACCCCGCGCGCAAGAACTGCTGTCGCCTGTGGATGTCCAAGTTCCCCACCCGCTCCAAGAGGATAGACGTCATCTCAAGGATCACCTTCCCGCTGGTCTTCGCCCTTTTCAACCTGGCCTACTG GTCAACCTACTTATTCCGCGACGAGGACGAGGAGAACTGA
- the LOC134669297 gene encoding glutamate-gated chloride channel isoform X13, with protein MEYSVQLTFREQWLDERLKFNNLGGRLKYLTLTEANRVWMPDLFFSNEKEGHFHNIIMPNVYIRIFPNGNVLYSIRISLTLSCPMNLKLYPLDKQTCSLRMASYGWTTDDLVFLWKEGDPVQVVKNLHLPRFTLEKFLTDYCNSKTNTGEYSCLKVDLLFKREFSYYLIQIYIPCCMLVIVSWVSFWLDQGAVPARVSLGVTTLLTMATQTSGINASLPPVSYTKAIDVWTGVCLTFVFGALLEFALVNYASRSNKHRENLKKTRREMEAATANLDAASDLLDTDSNATFAMKPLRGGEPKMRQCEVHMNPARKNCCRLWMSKFPTRSKRIDVISRITFPLVFALFNLAYWSTYLFRDEDEEN; from the exons ATG GAATACTCCGTTCAGCTGACgttcagagaacaatggttagACGAACGGTTGAAATTCAACAACTTGGGCG GCCGGCTCAAATACCTAACCCTCACGGAGGCCAACCGCGTGTGGATGCCGGACCTGTTCTTCTCGAACGAGAAAGAGGGCCACTTCCACAATATCATCATGCCGAACGTGTACATCCGGATCTTCCCCAACGGGAACGTGCTGTACAGCATCCGAATCTCGCTGACGTTGTCGTGCCCCATGAATCTGAAGCTGTACCCGCTGGACAAGCAGACGTGCTCGCTCAGGATGGCCAGTT ACGGCTGGACGACAGATGACCTGGTGTTCCTATGGAAGGAAGGTGACCCAGTGCAAGTCGTCAAGAACCTACACCTACCGCGCTTCACGCTCGAGAAGTTCCTCACTGATTACTGCAACAGCAAGACCAATACTG GTGAATACAGTTGCCTGAAGGTAGACTTGCTGTTCAAGCGCGAGTTCAGTTACTACCTGATCCAGATCTATATCCCCTGCTGTATGCTGGTCATCGTGTCCTGGGTGTCTTTCTGGCTAGACCAGGGCGCGGTCCCAGCCAGGGTGTCGCTAG GAGTAACAACGCTCCTGACGATGGCCACCCAGACGTCAGGCATCAACGCGTCCCTGCCGCCCGTCTCCTACACCAAGGCCATCGACGTCTGGACCGGCGTCTGTCTGACATTCGTCTTCGGAGCGTTACTGGAGTTCGCTCTGGTCAACTATGCGTCTCGCTCCAACAAGCACAG AGAGAACCTGAAGAAGACGCGCAGGGAGATGGAGGCGGCCACAGCGAACCTGGACGCTGCCTCCGACCTGCTCGACACAGACAGCAACGCCACTTTCGCGATG AAACCGTTGCGCGGCGGCGAACCGAAGATGCGGCAGTGCGAGGTCCACATGAACCCCGCGCGCAAGAACTGCTGTCGCCTGTGGATGTCCAAGTTCCCCACCCGCTCCAAGAGGATAGACGTCATCTCAAGGATCACCTTCCCGCTGGTCTTCGCCCTTTTCAACCTGGCCTACTG GTCAACCTACTTATTCCGCGACGAGGACGAGGAGAACTGA
- the LOC134669297 gene encoding glutamate-gated chloride channel isoform X4 yields MDVSRPSCAAFFCLLLLCFTQFAECVNAKINFREKEKQILDQILGPGRYDARIRPSGINGTDGPAVVNINIFVRTITTISDIKMEYSVQLTFREQWLDERLKFNNLGGRLKYLTLTEANRVWMPDLFFSNEKEGHFHNIIMPNVYIRIFPNGNVLYSIRISLTLSCPMNLKLYPLDKQTCSLRMASYGWTTDDLVFLWKEGDPVQVVKNLHLPRFTLEKFLTDYCNSKTNTGEYSCLKVDLLFKREFSYYLIQIYIPCCMLVIVSWVSFWLDQGAVPARVSLGVTTLLTMATQSSGINASLPPVSYTKAIDVWTGVCLTFVFGALLEFALVNYASRSDMHRENLKKTRREMEAATANLDAASDLLDTDSNATFAMKPLRGGEPKMRQCEVHMNPARKNCCRLWMSKFPTRSKRIDVISRITFPLVFALFNLAYWSTYLFRDEDEEN; encoded by the exons ATGGACGTGTCGCGGCCATCATGCGCCGCCTTCTTCTGCCTGCTACTCCTGTGCTTCACACAATTTGCAGA ATGCGTGAACGCGAAGATAAACTTCAGGGAGAAGGAGAAACAGATCCTGGACCAGATCCTCGGGCCGGGGCGGTACGACGCGCGCATCCGGCCGTCCGGTATCAACGGGACTG ATGGACCCGCTGTCGTTAACATAAATATCTTCGTAAGAACAATTACTACCATAAGCGACATAAAGATG GAATACTCCGTTCAGCTGACgttcagagaacaatggttagACGAACGGTTGAAATTCAACAACTTGGGCG GCCGGCTCAAATACCTAACCCTCACGGAGGCCAACCGCGTGTGGATGCCGGACCTGTTCTTCTCGAACGAGAAAGAGGGCCACTTCCACAATATCATCATGCCGAACGTGTACATCCGGATCTTCCCCAACGGGAACGTGCTGTACAGCATCCGAATCTCGCTGACGTTGTCGTGCCCCATGAATCTGAAGCTGTACCCGCTGGACAAGCAGACGTGCTCGCTCAGGATGGCCAGTT ACGGCTGGACGACAGATGACCTGGTGTTCCTATGGAAGGAAGGTGACCCAGTGCAAGTCGTCAAGAACCTACACCTACCGCGCTTCACGCTCGAGAAGTTCCTCACTGATTACTGCAACAGCAAGACCAATACTG GTGAATACAGTTGCCTGAAGGTAGACTTGCTGTTCAAGCGCGAGTTCAGTTACTACCTGATCCAGATCTATATCCCCTGCTGTATGCTGGTCATCGTGTCCTGGGTGTCTTTCTGGCTAGACCAGGGCGCGGTCCCAGCCAGGGTGTCGCTAG GAGTAACAACGCTCCTGACGATGGCGACCCAGTCGTCAGGGATCAACGCCTCCCTGCCTCCCGTCTCCTACACGAAGGCCATCGACGTGTGGACGGGCGTCTGTCTCACCTTCGTCTTCGGAGCGTTGCTAGAATTCGCTCTAGTGAACTATGCGTCCCGCTCCGATATGCACAG AGAGAACCTGAAGAAGACGCGCAGGGAGATGGAGGCGGCCACAGCGAACCTGGACGCTGCCTCCGACCTGCTCGACACAGACAGCAACGCCACTTTCGCGATG AAACCGTTGCGCGGCGGCGAACCGAAGATGCGGCAGTGCGAGGTCCACATGAACCCCGCGCGCAAGAACTGCTGTCGCCTGTGGATGTCCAAGTTCCCCACCCGCTCCAAGAGGATAGACGTCATCTCAAGGATCACCTTCCCGCTGGTCTTCGCCCTTTTCAACCTGGCCTACTG GTCAACCTACTTATTCCGCGACGAGGACGAGGAGAACTGA
- the LOC134669297 gene encoding glutamate-gated chloride channel isoform X1 — protein MDVSRPSCAAFFCLLLLCFTQFAECVNAKINFREKEKQILDQILGPGRYDARIRPSGINGTGEAPTLVRVNLYLRSISKIDDYKMEYSVQLTFREQWLDERLKFNNLGGRLKYLTLTEANRVWMPDLFFSNEKEGHFHNIIMPNVYIRIFPNGNVLYSIRISLTLSCPMNLKLYPLDKQTCSLRMASYGWTTDDLVFLWKEGDPVQVVKNLHLPRFTLEKFLTDYCNSKTNTGEYSCLKVDLLFKREFSYYLIQIYIPCCMLVIVSWVSFWLDQGAVPARVSLGVTTLLTMATQTSGINASLPPVSYTKAIDVWTGVCLTFVFGALLEFALVNYASRSNKHRENLKKTRREMEAATANLDAASDLLDTDSNATFAMKPLRGGEPKMRQCEVHMNPARKNCCRLWMSKFPTRSKRIDVISRITFPLVFALFNLAYWSTYLFRDEDEEN, from the exons ATGGACGTGTCGCGGCCATCATGCGCCGCCTTCTTCTGCCTGCTACTCCTGTGCTTCACACAATTTGCAGA ATGCGTGAACGCGAAGATAAACTTCAGGGAGAAGGAGAAACAGATCCTGGACCAGATCCTCGGGCCGGGGCGGTACGACGCGCGCATCCGGCCGTCCGGTATCAACGGGACTG GCGAAGCTCCCACGTTAGTGCGAGTCAACCTGTATCTCCGATCCATCAGCAAAATAGATGATTATAAAATG GAATACTCCGTTCAGCTGACgttcagagaacaatggttagACGAACGGTTGAAATTCAACAACTTGGGCG GCCGGCTCAAATACCTAACCCTCACGGAGGCCAACCGCGTGTGGATGCCGGACCTGTTCTTCTCGAACGAGAAAGAGGGCCACTTCCACAATATCATCATGCCGAACGTGTACATCCGGATCTTCCCCAACGGGAACGTGCTGTACAGCATCCGAATCTCGCTGACGTTGTCGTGCCCCATGAATCTGAAGCTGTACCCGCTGGACAAGCAGACGTGCTCGCTCAGGATGGCCAGTT ACGGCTGGACGACAGATGACCTGGTGTTCCTATGGAAGGAAGGTGACCCAGTGCAAGTCGTCAAGAACCTACACCTACCGCGCTTCACGCTCGAGAAGTTCCTCACTGATTACTGCAACAGCAAGACCAATACTG GTGAATACAGTTGCCTGAAGGTAGACTTGCTGTTCAAGCGCGAGTTCAGTTACTACCTGATCCAGATCTATATCCCCTGCTGTATGCTGGTCATCGTGTCCTGGGTGTCTTTCTGGCTAGACCAGGGCGCGGTCCCAGCCAGGGTGTCGCTAG GAGTAACAACGCTCCTGACGATGGCCACCCAGACGTCAGGCATCAACGCGTCCCTGCCGCCCGTCTCCTACACCAAGGCCATCGACGTCTGGACCGGCGTCTGTCTGACATTCGTCTTCGGAGCGTTACTGGAGTTCGCTCTGGTCAACTATGCGTCTCGCTCCAACAAGCACAG AGAGAACCTGAAGAAGACGCGCAGGGAGATGGAGGCGGCCACAGCGAACCTGGACGCTGCCTCCGACCTGCTCGACACAGACAGCAACGCCACTTTCGCGATG AAACCGTTGCGCGGCGGCGAACCGAAGATGCGGCAGTGCGAGGTCCACATGAACCCCGCGCGCAAGAACTGCTGTCGCCTGTGGATGTCCAAGTTCCCCACCCGCTCCAAGAGGATAGACGTCATCTCAAGGATCACCTTCCCGCTGGTCTTCGCCCTTTTCAACCTGGCCTACTG GTCAACCTACTTATTCCGCGACGAGGACGAGGAGAACTGA
- the LOC134669297 gene encoding glutamate-gated chloride channel isoform X5 has translation MDVSRPSCAAFFCLLLLCFTQFAECVNAKINFREKEKQILDQILGPGRYDARIRPSGINGTDGPAVVSVNIFVRSISKIDDVTMEYSVQLTFREQWLDERLKFNNLGGRLKYLTLTEANRVWMPDLFFSNEKEGHFHNIIMPNVYIRIFPNGNVLYSIRISLTLSCPMNLKLYPLDKQTCSLRMASYGWTTDDLVFLWKEGDPVQVVKNLHLPRFTLEKFLTDYCNSKTNTGEYSCLKVDLLFKREFSYYLIQIYIPCCMLVIVSWVSFWLDQGAVPARVSLGVTTLLTMATQTSGINASLPPVSYTKAIDVWTGVCLTFVFGALLEFALVNYASRSNKHRENLKKTRREMEAATANLDAASDLLDTDSNATFAMKPLRGGEPKMRQCEVHMNPARKNCCRLWMSKFPTRSKRIDVISRITFPLVFALFNLAYWSTYLFRDEDEEN, from the exons ATGGACGTGTCGCGGCCATCATGCGCCGCCTTCTTCTGCCTGCTACTCCTGTGCTTCACACAATTTGCAGA ATGCGTGAACGCGAAGATAAACTTCAGGGAGAAGGAGAAACAGATCCTGGACCAGATCCTCGGGCCGGGGCGGTACGACGCGCGCATCCGGCCGTCCGGTATCAACGGGACTG ATGGGCCTGCGGTTGTGAGCGTGAATATATTTGTCAGAAGTATATCAAAGATCGATGACGTCACGATG GAATACTCCGTTCAGCTGACgttcagagaacaatggttagACGAACGGTTGAAATTCAACAACTTGGGCG GCCGGCTCAAATACCTAACCCTCACGGAGGCCAACCGCGTGTGGATGCCGGACCTGTTCTTCTCGAACGAGAAAGAGGGCCACTTCCACAATATCATCATGCCGAACGTGTACATCCGGATCTTCCCCAACGGGAACGTGCTGTACAGCATCCGAATCTCGCTGACGTTGTCGTGCCCCATGAATCTGAAGCTGTACCCGCTGGACAAGCAGACGTGCTCGCTCAGGATGGCCAGTT ACGGCTGGACGACAGATGACCTGGTGTTCCTATGGAAGGAAGGTGACCCAGTGCAAGTCGTCAAGAACCTACACCTACCGCGCTTCACGCTCGAGAAGTTCCTCACTGATTACTGCAACAGCAAGACCAATACTG GTGAATACAGTTGCCTGAAGGTAGACTTGCTGTTCAAGCGCGAGTTCAGTTACTACCTGATCCAGATCTATATCCCCTGCTGTATGCTGGTCATCGTGTCCTGGGTGTCTTTCTGGCTAGACCAGGGCGCGGTCCCAGCCAGGGTGTCGCTAG GAGTAACAACGCTCCTGACGATGGCCACCCAGACGTCAGGCATCAACGCGTCCCTGCCGCCCGTCTCCTACACCAAGGCCATCGACGTCTGGACCGGCGTCTGTCTGACATTCGTCTTCGGAGCGTTACTGGAGTTCGCTCTGGTCAACTATGCGTCTCGCTCCAACAAGCACAG AGAGAACCTGAAGAAGACGCGCAGGGAGATGGAGGCGGCCACAGCGAACCTGGACGCTGCCTCCGACCTGCTCGACACAGACAGCAACGCCACTTTCGCGATG AAACCGTTGCGCGGCGGCGAACCGAAGATGCGGCAGTGCGAGGTCCACATGAACCCCGCGCGCAAGAACTGCTGTCGCCTGTGGATGTCCAAGTTCCCCACCCGCTCCAAGAGGATAGACGTCATCTCAAGGATCACCTTCCCGCTGGTCTTCGCCCTTTTCAACCTGGCCTACTG GTCAACCTACTTATTCCGCGACGAGGACGAGGAGAACTGA